The Drosophila mauritiana strain mau12 chromosome 2R, ASM438214v1, whole genome shotgun sequence genome has a segment encoding these proteins:
- the LOC117138695 gene encoding uncharacterized protein LOC117138695, whose translation MPEASSHSRLFFYLLCAASLLAVSKSDAVPLQPPTEDLAYDAAIQLGLLNHRLNLLSHEEESRQLSLPNITLGNIVNRIPCSCDNGLCKCCAGFLSVIGMNSCTEVAYRPEEFSFELRMRVNNNIWFRQKVSGQNPPPFCFRPPRFNFAKACIQFHDIWFVGRNMHVCMYMSGEFQGFELFERNFDCLLFGDHGVKIVPPEQGYPVRPNDVDIDDGDDDIEDYDENVVRSLAETMVK comes from the exons ATGCCAGAAGCCAGCTCACATTCACGTCTGTTCTTCTATTTGCTGTGCGCTGCCTCACTCCTAGCCGTTTCCAAGTCGGATGCCG TACCATTGCAACCACCAACTGAAGATTTGGCCTACGACGCAGCTATACAGCTAGGCTTACTAAACCATCGTCTTAATTTACTAAGCCACGAAGAAGAATCCAGGCAATTAAGTTTACCAAACATAACCCTGGGGAACATCGTGAACCGCATACCCTGTAGTTGTGACAATGGCCTGTGCAAGTGCTGTGCTG GTTTCCTTTCAGTTATTGGCATGAACAGTTGCACAGAAGTGGCATATCGACCTGAAGAATTTTCGTTCGAGTTGCGAATGCGCGTTAACAACAATATTTGGTTCCGACAAAAGGTCTCGGGACAGAATCCCCCTCCATTCTGCTTCCGGCCGCCACGTTTTAATTTTGCTAAAGCCTGTATTCAATTTCATGATATTTGGTTTGTCGGTCGTAATATGCATGTTTGCATGTATATGTCAGGGGAGTTTCAGGGCTTTGAGTTGTTTGAAAG AAACTTTGACTGTCTCTTGTTTGGAGATCACGGAGTTAAAATTGTTCCTCCAGAGCAGGGTTATCCTGTGAGGCCTAACGATGTCGATATTGATGATGGAGACGATGATATTGAGGACTACGATGAGAACGTAGTTCGCAGTTTGGCAGAAACGATggtcaaataa